From one Lemur catta isolate mLemCat1 chromosome 5, mLemCat1.pri, whole genome shotgun sequence genomic stretch:
- the LOC123638777 gene encoding putative ankyrin repeat domain-containing protein 19, translated as MWQALLGTGHEVPRKAYLKTWYKIHMADLKPIHTAACLGDVEKVESILSREPYILNEKDWVHRTALHLASAKGHAEVVRLLVNRKCQLNRHDNKRRTALIKAVQCQEEECVTVLLRGGADPNFQDVYGNAALHYAAYHQNVPIAEKLLSGGAYIDPKNKSHLTPLLLAVSEKKEEMVDFLVKKGANINAVDKLKRSALELAKDSESSRIVSLLQQRRDVSSEVLLGQAAGDYAIASGFNNIPQQISEHKAEKIPKNPSENSNSVDGSAELQGLRPGKVEFWADVTRLSFLKMEGIRIINCS; from the exons ATGTGGCAGGCCCTGCTGGGCACCGGGCACGAGGTTCCTCGCAAGGCCTACTTGAAGACCTGGTACAAAATCCACATGGCGGACCTCAAGCCCATCCACACGGCTGCCTGCCTGGGCGACGTGGAGAAAGTGGAGAGTATCCTTTCGAGGGAACCCTACATCCTGAATGAGAAGGATTGGGTGCACAG GACTGCTCTACATTTGGCCTCTGCCAAGGGCCATGCAGAAGTGGTGAGACTCCTGGTGAATAGAAAGTGCCAACTTAACAGGCATGACAACAAAAGGAGGACAGCTCTGATAAAG GCCGTCCAATGCCAGGAGGAGGAATGTGTGACCGTTCTGCTGAGAGGTGGTGCCGATCCAAACTTTCAAGATGTGTATGGCAACGCTGCTCTTCACTATGCTGCCTATCACCAGAACGTACCAATAGCAGAAAAACTGCTTTCAGGCGGTGCATATATTGACCCAAAAAACAAG AGTCACCTCACACCACTTTTACTTGctgtaagtgaaaaaaaagaggaaatggtgGACTTTTTAGTAAAGAAGGGAGCAAACATAAATGCAGTTGATAAGCTGAAAAG AAGTGCTCTCGAGCTTGCGAAAGACTCTGAGTCATCACGTATAGTCAGTCTTCTTCAGCAACGTCGTGATGTCTCTTCTGAAGTTCTCTTGGGACAGGCCGCAGGAGATTATGCCATTGCCAGTGGTTTTAATAA CATTCCCCAGCAAATTTCAGAACATAAAGCAGAAAAGATACCAAAAAATCCTTCTGAAAATAGCAATTCAG TAGATGGCTCAGCAGAATTGCAGGGCCTGCGTCCAGGCAAGGTGGAGTTCTGGGCGGATGTCACGAGATTATCTTTTCTGAAGATGGAAGGAATccgaatcatcaactgtagttga